The sequence ACATCAAAGACTGCATGTTCGTATTTCTTATATTCATCAAGAGTCTCTATCGTCATTGGTTGACCATGTGCGATATCATTACGCCTGGAAACAAGGGCCTTAATCTTTGCCCTATGAAGATCAACTGATGGAAGCGGTAGGTCGATAGCAAGGCAATTCTCTCGACATATATTTGGCCATAGATTTGAATCTGTTTCAAGACGATCTTCGAACTCAATGGGTTGTGACATAGCGTTGCGGAATTCCTTTGTGCAATATTCCCACAGGCTATCAACGCTTAAGTTTCCACGTAAAGAACGAAAACTAGCGGAAAGTGAAAATCGAGCAATATTATCAGTGCATTCTCCACGCATTGTAGACGAGGCTTGCAAGTGGTCCAGATATGTGTCCCAAGCAAACTTGCAGAATCCTTCATAATGAGCATAAAGCAATGCCCAAAGTGCACGGAGTAGTGCTCGTTCTCTTGTGCTACCACGAGGTGATTCGGTTACAAGCACCTTAAGTGTAGCAATTTCTGCTTCTCTCCAGTTTAAATCTTGCTCAAGATCACGTTCCCATTGATTCATTATTAAAGGGCCTTAATCGCAT comes from Bremerella cremea and encodes:
- a CDS encoding MAE_28990/MAE_18760 family HEPN-like nuclease, with the protein product MNQWERDLEQDLNWREAEIATLKVLVTESPRGSTRERALLRALWALLYAHYEGFCKFAWDTYLDHLQASSTMRGECTDNIARFSLSASFRSLRGNLSVDSLWEYCTKEFRNAMSQPIEFEDRLETDSNLWPNICRENCLAIDLPLPSVDLHRAKIKALVSRRNDIAHGQPMTIETLDEYKKYEHAVFDVMYELALAVDAGLADRKYLRQSPN